Proteins encoded together in one Procambarus clarkii isolate CNS0578487 chromosome 11, FALCON_Pclarkii_2.0, whole genome shotgun sequence window:
- the LOC123758393 gene encoding uncharacterized protein, translating into MGVPLDEHGANKTKVELERLRTDVPLARSDSTVGNVVYSVAGFLLGGVLLFVSLFDPTRKPVIKFFDHAFGERSVRRRREVGTGLESHVAAAFDAFTAALDKMEVIAKMNI; encoded by the exons ATGGGTGTTCCTCTTGACGAGCACGGAGCAAACAAGACGAAGGTAGAGTTGGAAAGGTTGCGGACAGACGTCCCCTTGGCTAGATCAGACTCCACAGTCGGCAACGTCGTCTACAG TGTGGCTGGCTTCCTACTCGGTGGTGTGCTGCTTTTCGTGTCGTTGTTcgaccccactagaaaaccagtcATAAAGTTCTTCGACCATGCCTTTGGTGAGAGATCAGTGAGGCGGCGGCGTGAAGTTGGGACTGGCCTCGAGTCGCATGTTGCTGCGGCTTTTGACGCCTTCACTGCTGCTCTCGACAAGATGGAAGTGATTGCCAAGATGAATATCTGA